Proteins from a genomic interval of Danio rerio strain Tuebingen ecotype United States chromosome 4, GRCz12tu, whole genome shotgun sequence:
- the LOC137491448 gene encoding uncharacterized protein — protein MEQHFKFEQQQRSVQLSERTAFILKFTFLFFFEDLIVLKEETHQWNEMEEKQQEITTDEKPTLTKKTLSRGRSRKPKSRCNYSCKQSRKSFYQKPNLDVHTRKKPFTCKQCGKSFYNTGNLTVHMRIHTGERPYTCQQCGKSFYSTGNLAVHRRIHSGERLYSCPQCGKSCKQNGNLETHMRTHTGERSFICTQCRKGFSQKQNLTIHMRIHTGEKPYTCTECGKGFPHTGSLKHHMISHTGQKPFACAHCGKSFTTKARIMRGEDVPDCESFYRAALKQNNSICVSSYYELRTKFVHIAHCNQMIGSEKRIRKIREEKMFGEMQRKLSYTLRLCF, from the coding sequence CCTTTatactaaagttcacttttttgttcttttttgaagACCTGAtagtgctgaaagaagagacacatcaatggaatgaaatggaagagaaacaacaagaaataacgactgatgaaaaacccacactcacTAAAAAGACTTTATCACGTGGAAGATCTCGGAAACCCAAGTCTAGGTGTAATTACAGCTGTAAACAGAGTAGAAAGAGTTTCTATCAAAagccaaaccttgatgttcacactAGAAAGAAACCTTTCACTtgcaaacagtgtggaaaaagcttctataatacaggaaacttaacagtgcacatgagaattcacactggagagaggccgtacacatgccaacagtgtggaaaaagcttctattcTACAGGAAACTTGGCAGTGCACAGAAGAATTCATTCTGGGGAGAGGCTCTActcttgccctcagtgtggaaagagttgtaAGCAAAATGGCAATCTTGAAACCCACATGAGaacacacactggagagagaagctttatttgcacacagtgtaggaaaggtttttctcaaaaacaaaaccttaccatccacatgaggattcacactggagagaaaccttacacatgcacagagtgtggtaaaggTTTCCCACATACAGgctcactcaaacaccacatgataagtcacaccggacagaagccgtttgcatgtgctcattgtggaaagagcttcacaacgAAAGCTAGAATCATGAGGGGTGAAGATGTACCAGATTGTGAGAGTTTCTACAGGGCTGCATTGAAgcaaaataactctatatgtGTTTCAAGTTATTATGAACTGAGAACCAAATTTGTGCACATTGCACACTGCAATCAAATGATCGGCTCTGAAAAGAGAATTAGAAAGATTAGGGAGGAGAAAATGTTTGGGGAGATGCAGAGAAAATTGTCCTACACTCttagattgtgtttttga